In Oryza glaberrima chromosome 8, OglaRS2, whole genome shotgun sequence, the following are encoded in one genomic region:
- the LOC127781346 gene encoding clavaminate synthase-like protein At3g21360, which translates to MGGDGEFFSVGECDGQKTIDGEQVPLVLTPAGERGGEALAAALRARREWVEAKVVASSAVLLRGFGVRDAAEFDAVVGALGWPDIRYVGPAPRTHVHGRVWTANEGPLDEFIYYHHEMVLIKEFPGKVILFCEVAPPEGGETPFVPSFRVTERVMAEFPEMVEELDEKDLRYTFTALSKNDTKSMRGRGWEDAFATTDKAEAEKRARALGMEVEWLADGGARTILGPRKLTRVFPGRRGRRMWFNTVVGMHGKVLSSATMADGGEIPAAFVARCGEIIEEESIQFRWEVGDVLILDNLATLHGRRPSLPPRRVLVATCK; encoded by the exons atgggcggcgacggcgagttcTTCAGCGTGGGGGAGTGCGACGGCCAGAAGACCATCGACGGCGAGCAGGTGCCGCTGGTGCTgacgccggccggcgagcgaggcggcgaggcgctggcggcggcgctgcgcgcgAGGCGCGAGTGGGTGGAGGCGAAGGTGGTGGCGAGCAGCGCCGTGCTGCTGCGCGGGTTCGGCGTGCGCGACGCCGCGGAGTTCGACGCCGTGGTGGGCGCCCTGGGGTGGCCGGACATCCGGTACGTCGGCCCGGCGCCTCGCACCCACGTCCACGGCCGCGTCTGGACCGCCAACGAGGGCCCCCTTGACGAGTTCATCTACTACCACCACGAGATGGTCCTG ATAAAGGAGTTCCCGGGGAAGGTGATACTGTTCTGCGAGGTGGCACCGCCGGAGGGAGGGGAGACGCCGTTCGTGCCAAGCTTCAGGGTGACGGAGAGGGTGATGGCGGAGTTCCCGGAGATGGTGGAGGAGCTCGACGAGAAGGACCTCCGGTACACGTTCACGGCGCTGAGCAAGAACGACACCAAGTCCATGCGCGGCCGAGGGTGGGAGGACGCCTTCGCCACCACCGACAAGGCCGAGGCCGAGAAGAG GGCTCGGGCGCTGGGGATGGAGGTGGAGTGGCTGGCGGACGGCGGGGCGAGGACGATCCTGGGGCCGAGGAAGTTGACGCGAGTCTTCccggggcggcgggggcggcggatgTGGTTCAACACGGTGGTGGGGATGCACGGGAAGGTGCTGAgctcggcgacgatggcggacggcggcgagatcCCGGCGGCGTTCGTGGCGCGGTGCGGCGAGATCATCGAGGAGGAGAGCATCCAGTTCCGGTGGGAGGTGGGCGACGTGCTCATCCTCGACAACCTCGCCACCCTCCACGGCCGTCGCccctcgctgccgcctcgccGAGTCCTCGTCGCCACCTGCAAGTGA